In Hevea brasiliensis isolate MT/VB/25A 57/8 chromosome 13, ASM3005281v1, whole genome shotgun sequence, a single genomic region encodes these proteins:
- the LOC131168828 gene encoding uncharacterized protein LOC131168828 translates to MFTSESWTTSKWAKEVKGKKCERTVLSPAFWNHVVYALKVSGPLVRVLRLVDNEKKPAMGYIYEAMDRAKEAIANSLNGNEEKYKSIFEIIDARWSLQLHRPLHAAGYFLNPEFFYPNKMRIESDEEVNTGLLSCIHKMEKNSAKVDMILDEIEKYKAATGTFGFPSAIRGRTTKSPAAWWKTYGSSTPNLQKFAVKVLSLTCSASGCERNWSVFEHLHSKKRNRLFQERLDNLVYVKYNRALLRRHTFGDITTPIDLANIDESNEWLLGELEKGDGDDDDDDSLVFMNDVLTWGDVGRAAGVSESRYESRSAARSTPPVETPSFRRPRAMRGASSSQVDDDEEEEEFVMAVVENEDDFGNLDDE, encoded by the exons ATGTTTACTTCGGAAAGTTGGACAACTAGTAAATGGGCTAAAGAGGTGAAAGGCAAAAAGTGTGAAAGGACGGTTTTGAGTCCTGCCTTCTGGAATCATGTTGTTTATGCTCTTAAGGTTTCCGGTCCTCTTGTTCGTGTGCTTCGACTTGTTGATAATGAAAAAAAACCAGCTATGGGATATATTTATGAAGCCATGGATAGGGCTAAAGAAGCCATTGCCAACTCACTCAATGGCAATGAAGAGAAATACAAGAGCATTTTTGAGATTATTGATGCGAGATGGTCACTTCAATTGCATCGTCCTTTGCATGCTGCTGGATACTTTTTGAATCCTGAATTTTTTTATCCAAATAAGATGAGAATTGAATCTGATGAAGAGGTCAATACAGGATTGCTTTCATGCATtcataaaatggaaaaaaattcaGCAAAAGTTGATATGATTCttgatgaaattgagaaataCAAGGCAGCTACAGGGACCTTTGGTTTTCCTTCAGCTATTAGAGGAAGAACAACCAAATCTCCAg CTGCTTGGTGGAAAACATATGGTTCTTCAACTCCAAACCTACAAAAGTTTGCTGTAAAGGTTCTGAGTCTCACATGTAGTGCAAGTGGTTGCGAAAGAAATTGGAGTGTATTTGAGCAT CTTCATAGTAAGAAAAGAAATCGGCTATTTCAAGAACGCTTGGACAATTTGGTATATGTGAAGTATAATAGAGCGTTGCTACGCCGACACACTTTTGGGGATATCACAACACCTATTGATTTGGCAAATATTGATGAGAGTAATGAATGGTTGCTTGGTGAATTAGAAAAAGGTGAtggggatgatgatgatgatgattctcTTGTTTTCATGAATGACGTATTGACCTGGGGTGATGTTGGTAGAGCAGCTGGAGTTTCTGAATCTCGTTATGAATCGAGATCGGCTGCAAGATCAACACCACCAGTTGAAACTCCATCATTTCGAAGGCCTCGTGCAATGAGAGGTGCATCCTCTTCGCaagttgatgatgatgaagaggagGAAGAATTTGTGATGGCCGTTGTTGAAAATGAAGATGATTTTGGAAATCTTGATGATGAGTAG